TGCAAGCCTCTTTAACTCTTACATTTCTGCTAAAGTAAATGAGGATCTAAAAGAAGGTCTAAAAGTTGGCATATAGTACATATATAAAATGCCAGTTATTCTGACAGTTCAGGGGCTTTTGCAGAATTGTTTGCAGTCTCCTGACTGCAGTATTCCTTcatcaggagaaaaaaaaaatcttacctttCTTTTCCTTATCAACCTCATTCCTACATTCTTCAAATTTTGCCTTGAATTTCTGTGCATCTGTTTTAAGGAAATAAATTATCATAAAATGTGCTGCGATAGATCTAGACACAACTCAAAGTAAGTAACTTTTTTTCCTCTGGTACCTCAGATTGCATGAACACTCATCCTCTTCGTatctagaccagagctttccaaacttttgatGTTGGCAagacactttttagacatgcatcatttcgtgacacagtaattcagttttactagcaaaccagaggttaaactaacccattTCCCGCCCCGGGAGGAGCATGGAGAGCATTTATGTGACATACCTACATACTGCAGCTGACGCACTAACATATCgagacacagtttggaaagctctggtcttgACAATACCTATGATCTAGTAAAGCCACATGTACATATGCAGTCTAAAACGTATCTGAGTTTCTGGAACTGTTTAACTTTTCAGTGCAAAATACACACTTTGATGTTTTGCTGGACAAGTAGGTACAGTGGAGATTTGTATCATAAGACCTACCGAATAACTAGATCTTAAACTAGAGTTCATGTACTAGCatcactgccagatttttctttaataaacaagAGAGTTAATATAAGCAAAAGGATTTCTGATAAAGATAGCATACCAATACTTTCATAACTATCATATAATGGAAGTTGTCAAGTGATTTACCAAGTTACActacaatacaggtgaaactcaaaaaattagagtatcgtggaaaagtccatttatgtaagcaattgttttcattagctactggagtttaatacatgagatagactcatgacatgcaaagagagatatgtcaagcctttgcttgttataattgtgatgattatggcatgcagctgatggaaaccccaaagttgaattgttaatttggggttctcatcggctgtatgccataatcatcaccattataacaaataaaggcttgacatatctcgctttggatgtcatgggtctatctcatatattagtttcaccttttaagttgaattactgaaagaaatgaacctttccacgctattctaatttttcgagtttcacctgtatgttagcATAAATGACCACTTGAGGTCACTGTTGCTCAATGCTAGATAGTGAGAAATGTCATTAATCAAAAAAAGGCATTTTTATTCCATAGGCCGGAAAACAAGAAACAAAGGCCTGTGTCTGATTTGCTTCCTTAAAGCCAATTTCACACTATGCATAGAAAGTAAGATTGTGCTCCATTTCCCTGGGTTTACTGAATGGCTTACATGCCAACAGCTAACTATGCCCCTCACTGGCACACCACAAGAAGATTCaataagaatctttccagaatgtataatttattgctagagtggcatacaaaggatgaaatggttaaatcagtcatGATCggttgggcaaaggatgtgggacacaatattatgttggaggattgggaaaaattgtggaaacaaggtatcagatttactgcatgtaatgctttgagagaaaacattatgaaaatgatgtatagatggtatttgacacctgtgaaactagctaagatgtatcatggagtgagtaacgaatgttggaaatgtaagaaagtggaaggtaccttttttcatatgtggtggacatgcccaaaggtaaaggaattctgggagaaaatctataatgagcttaaaaaagtgctaaaaagcacatttagtaagaaaccagagtcctttctgctgggcatggacAATCAGGAGATTACCAACAGAGATAaaactttctttatgtatgccacaacagcagctaggattttaatagcaaagaactggaaaagtgaaactctaccgacagtggaagaatggaagatgaagCGCGGGAAAAGTGAACtctaccgacagtggaagaatggaagatgaagctgattgagtatatggaactcgctgaactgactgcgagactccgagaccagagggaggaagcagtgcaagaagattggaagaaattcagagactatttGAAAAAACACGATAATATAGTGATTTGAATTGGAAATCAGTTGAACTAAAGGCGATAGCATAAAGTATACTAGgagaagtaggatataattgttagAATTGTTAAGATGTATtggaatgatataagttgttaaagcTAGAAATAAGATGATATAATTAAGGTATAGATTAGTTATGAATGATgatattaaattgttataaagTTGCTAAAATTAGAATCATAAGAATGCAGCATGGAAGATGGGAGGAAGCTCATTAAGTAAGTTTAAATAAGTATAAGGATGtttagaatttatttttgttgttgttgtattttttgatttgtagtgtttgtattttgttcatgttttttgtattttgtcttttctttctttctttctttttcagtttttttttcttgaatataataaaatctatttaaaaaaaacaagaagatgACAACACAGAACCTGAAGATTGCTATGGTAGTAAGTCAATATACTAATAGAAGATACTTTTTATAGAAATAACAGCTACATTTGGCCAGGACATTTGGCCTTTGCTTCCACTTATTAAGAGGCAAGGATTTAATGACCTCTAAATCCTATCAATCCAAAAAGTAAATCCAGTATACTTAATTTGCTTGCCCACAACTTGCATAATGTGACCTATCAAAGAAAACTGAAATATCCCAGACTGCCTACTTTGTAGAAGTCATGTGATGTGCTCTTTAGCCCTCAGTAAACCCTTTCGAAGTATTAACAGAGTACTAGCATAGAGATAGCCTGTTTCATTACAGAAAAATGTGATGGAATGCAATACAAAATATTCAGTTTACACTCACTTCACATGTCTTCATACATACACAGCAATTTTAAGTGATCAAAATTATGTTGCTTTTAACTTACTTTCTGCATTTAAAAACCGAATTGCCAGAAGTTCTGGCTTAGGACTCTCATCTGCGAAATCAGCATGTGTATTCCACACCCATGCCCTGTCACTTCCTGCATTGGGCTTCAGCTCCATTAAAGGTGTAACTAGAAAGGAAAAGCCGgggcaggaagagagaaaagTAGCTGGGCACAGCAAGTACTAGAGCAAACATAAAAGAttgctaaaaatgcatttaaGTTCTAGTCTAGCCTATTTATCAATGAATGCATGACTAGATTTTATTCACAATTAAGACTACATTCCAGAATCTTGCCACTATCCTTTAGGACTAGGTTTCTGAAACTTACTACTAGTGTGGCATGTTTTTCATGCTATTATTGTTAAGACATGTGAAGATTTCACTGCCATCTTTGAGTTTGAACTAAAGAAGGTTGGACTATAGGTGACTGGGCCCTGCATAGTTTTCTTCCTTCGCACAGCGCAGTTCCCCTGCCTTGCTTAAAACTACTTGCATCTTTGTGAAAtaccgcatttttccatgtaagactagttgtttttttaatataccaAAAAATAggttaaaattggggctcgtcttatacacgggaagtGCTgagggggtgttttcttaattttgagtccccaaaatagggggtgtcttatacatgggggcgtcttatacacggaaaaaatacggtatctcaAGTCTGCTTGTGGCATACTGGATTATATGACTCAATCTATGGAGGTTGTATCTGAAGGACTTTTGCTAAGAGAAGGTAAACTACATAGCTTCTTGGTCCTTTCAACCTCCAGTTCTGAAAGGGTGGGATCCAACATCACACCAACTGATGACGCAAGCAGAAGCTCACTGTGCAAGTGGCCTTGGGTATAACTCTTCCTTACTAACAAGAACCAgaaggaccttcaccaccttctgtCCCTATTATTGTTTCCTTTCTTGCTATTACAGCAAAATAAGTAGTGGTGTACAACAAGTGCAGTGCACCAAATCACATACTGTAATGATTTGCACAGATTTTTAGGGTTTTATCTCTCCTCATCAAGAGACGAAtggtccccttctctttgtgcttcAGAAGCTTTACATCACCAGTGCCTCGTTCTTTCCATTCGGGAAGATCATTTTCCGATGCAAACCGGAAGAGTTTTGctcgccttttttggggggggggagacacaaaatgaaagcaaggcATAGTTTAGTTTATGCATGGAACTTTTTACCAGATTTTTCACTGAATTGGGATCTTTTAACATGAATGCTCCATATGAATGTACATTTGATATGCTTCCCTCCCCTAGACCATTTGTTTCCCCAATATTTTctctaaataaacacacacaagttGTTGTGGGGGACATACTAATCCTTACTAAAGATAGTAGCACTAGGCTTCTAGTTTACTATAGGTACGTTGGGAAGAAATAGCTGTTGAAACAAGATAGTCTCTCTTTTCATATGTGTATGCATTTTTATAGTATTGCTTTATTTTACAATTTCAAGTTGCTTTGGGGCATTCTGTTGTGGGATGCGATTCATAAAGTAAATGAACTAACTGGTCTGGATAACTGTTCAGTAAAAAGAAGATATCCCTTCTATCTCACTGAAAATTGCTACAGAATAAAGCCTTAAGTTGTTGAATACAGACTACCACTTGTTAAAAGTGGCAATTCAAGATTTACATTGCCATCTAGAAAAAGACAGTTCTACTGACTcttaaggggaaaaaatcccaTATCCCAAAGCCTGGACACTATTTTCTGACATTTTGGTGGCCTAATAAAGGCACTGCCCTAGACAACATGCATGCCTTGCCAATGTGCACATGCTGCAACCCTTCAGCATATTAATATGCCCAAACCCAGAGTTTGGAAGTTACTGGCGCACCATTTTTATTGTACTTACATCTTAAAGAGTTCTTCCTCATCTTCTTCAAGAGTTTTGATCTCTTGCTCAGGAAGAGAAACTATGGGCTCAAACTGAGGGTCATGGTTAGAATCATCTACGTTGTCAGGTGCTAAGTCATGCTCCTCATGTGTCCTGTGGAAAAAGTCACATGATGAATCTTAAAACAAAATTGCTAAGAGGCTTGTGATATTTAATTCAAAaagacccccaattttaaaaaatgcaagataTTATGAACTTGCACATCTTAGCCATTTAATCCAATTTTTCTATTTTGGTCTGGAAGCGATGGTTCCATTCATTTTACTAATTAATGTAACAAGTATACATCAGTCTAGGAAAGCAGGAATTCCATGCTGatgagctggtgggggggggggcctccaccCTTCCTCTAGTCTGCTTGTTAGAGGAGGCTTCCAGCCCACACTTTCATCCTCACCACAAAAATGGAGCTTTCCCCTCTTTGGAAGCCAGCAACATTTAAGGGCTAAGGACATGGTTCACTCAACCACATGCTTTTTGATACCAATGACAATGTGATGCTCATGGATTAGCTCAGAGTTAAGAACTGGCAGTATTGTTTTTCATACTCAAAGGACCAGTTTCAGAGTTGCACTGAGTGACTTGGCCTCCTGATAATTATGTTATGGGGTGTGCAGGGTGCCGTTTTCTCTCCAATGCTGTTTACTTATATGAAGTTGCTTGAAACAGTAATTAGGCAACTGGAGCATATTGTCGTCAATAAGCTGATGACAGCAGCCTCTATTTCTCAGTAACATCTGAGTCAGGTGAGGCCATACAAGTCCAGAACCAGTGACTCAATGCAGTGATGGTCTAAAACTAATCTGGACAAGGCAGAAGTCCTGTGGGCAGGTGGTTCCCAAGTGTGAGAACTGGGATGCTGGCCTACCCTGGATAGGGTTGCACTCTTCCAAAGGATCAAGTGTGTAACCATGGGGTATTACTTTGAACTGAAGGACCCGGTGGGCACAATGGCTAGGAGTACTCTTTCCCCAGCTTTGGCTAGTGCACTATTATCATTTATGAACCAGGATACCCTTGCTACTATGCCTCATGCATCAACCAACTCAAGagtggattactgcaatgtgctcttaaATGGGGCTGTTCTTAGggttggtctggaagctgcagctagagCAAAATGCAGTGACTGGGATGCTGACTGAGACATCCTACCATGTATATACTATACCACTCTtaaaggcaggcataggcaaactcggcccaccagatgttctgggactacaactcccatcatccctgaccactggtcctgttaactagggatgatgagagttgtagtcccaaaacatctggagggacaagtttgcctatgcctgcttaaaAGTGTGGCAGTGGCTGCTAATATGCAACTAGAACAGGTTTAATGCTTTAGTCTTTACCTGCAAAGCTATAAACAACCTGGGACTAacttacctgaaggagcacctttCTGAAAATCAACCTGACTAGTCACTAAGATTCTTGGATGAGGAGGCACTCCTAGTTGGGTCACTGTCTACAGAGGCTCTTTAAACTGTGATCAGAGGGTTGGTCTTTTCCACAACAGCACCCTCTCTGTGAAACCAGCTCCCTCTGAATACACCTATATTTATACAATTCTAGTGCTTGAtgaaaaatcatttattttctgAAACTTTGGCTGGCCAGTAATGCCAATTTTTAACATACCTGTTGTTGACCTAGCAGCTGCTGTTTAATCTGAATGGTGCCTGCttttttgtacaccaccctgttCTTACATATGAAAAGACAATATAGAACAACTAGGATGCCAAGGACAGGGGATTGTGGTGTTAAGATAATCTGTCTATTAGCAATATGAGGTGTCAGAGAAGGTACAGCAGCCCCAACGTTTTTACTTGGagatcatttgggggggggttagaaaccaaattaaagaaatacaAATCACCATTTAAAACTAGGTTTTCTCTTTGTAGAATGCACAACCAAGTTACTAAATCAAAATTGGTATTGTGGGATTTAAAACCTAGGTATATAAACGGTTTGACTGTGCTTAGTAGCTATTTTATTTTCTGGGCTAATTGTCAGATTTTTAATTGTGCCCTCCCACTGTTTAGTTTTTTTCCTACCCATCCGATTTCTTCTATGATGCCAAATACTGTACCAGTATATCAAACGAGCAAACCCGCAGCCCCTTTTATATTGTGAAGGCCTGCGGCCTTAATGGATTCAACTGCCTCTTCCTCCAACCAAGCGggtgcacaggattgcatccCTGGAAATACTAGGTAAGCatgacaagcagcagcagccaccttcTGCATCCTATTCGAAGTCTTATGGCCCTGAGCGCGCATTCAATGCGAGTGTTCTCCCcgacattttaaaaattgaaacagCAACGAGAGGACATCGCTGTGACAAAACCGGGCTCTCCGAAGGATAAGCGGGGATGGGCAGCGGAGCACGTGGGGcggcctcctcctccagcaggcggcgggtgggggggggagatctcagcacacccacacaccccgggGCTGGAGACGGAGAAGGACCCAGTACACCCCACTccgaaaaagaaaaagtgtgtgtgtgggggggggagtttatacAAATTATTACAAACCCAAGGGAACGCCACGTCCCAGCAAGCGCGAATCTCGCGCAGCACGTTGCTGCTGCCGCGGCCCTGCCTGCGCGCCTTGGAGGATAGGAGGCCCCAGGCCttgttaaaaaaaggggggtggcgAGGAGAGAGAAACGACTGTCAGGCAGCGCTGAGGCAGCTCGTGGAAAGCGGGAGGAGAAATAAGGGGCGTCAACGGATTAATAAAcctgaggtgggggagggggatgagTCAAGAGGGCGGCCTAGTCTCAGGCtttctctctccaacccccccgTCCCCGGGACCTCCTTTAACTGCTCCCCGCTCTCGATTTCGAGGCTCGCCGGCGCTTTTTGT
This is a stretch of genomic DNA from Lacerta agilis isolate rLacAgi1 chromosome 17, rLacAgi1.pri, whole genome shotgun sequence. It encodes these proteins:
- the RANBP1 gene encoding ran-specific GTPase-activating protein is translated as MRPREGTKEPRFPISPCGNGAGCGNEGKGGGGERERRRRRSSGAEGACEAESTRLIRAWPLRKETTPRQPPPWPRRRTHEEHDLAPDNVDDSNHDPQFEPIVSLPEQEIKTLEEDEEELFKMRAKLFRFASENDLPEWKERGTGDVKLLKHKEKGTIRLLMRRDKTLKICANHYITPLMELKPNAGSDRAWVWNTHADFADESPKPELLAIRFLNAENAQKFKAKFEECRNEVDKEKKGPRDMDSERATVVTCNTCAMAVFMPENVQNYTCKECKLIPLLKEKIQQLETP